Below is a window of Thermofilum sp. DNA.
GAGCGGTGAGCCTCATTACCGCGTGCTGACGCACCTCAAACTTCTCCCTCATCGAGCGGGCAACGCTCAAATACGGCCTAGGGCTCAGTCTACGCGATGTCAAAGCTCCTCTACCAGCTCGACAGCTATCTGCGCGAGTTTGAAGCCCAGATCACGCGCGTAGAGAGCGGTAAAGTCTACCTCACCAGCACCGCCTTCCACCCGGGCCCCAGCGGGGGGCTGGACACGGATAAGGGATGGCTGATACTGCCGGACGGCTCGAGAGTCGAAGTCCTCCAGGCTGTCGAGGAGGCCGGGGATGTTGCTCACGTAGTCAGCGACTCGTCGCGGCTTACAGCGGGGATGACTGTGCGCGGAGTGATCGACTGGGAGAGGCGGTATCGCATGATGAGACTTCACACCGCGAGCCACGTTCTCGCGGCAGTTCTCTACAGAAAGTACGGCGCGCTCGTGACGGGAGGCCACATCGAGCCGGACGCCGCTAGGGATGACTTCGACCTGCCGGGCGTGGAGGATTGGAAGGCTGCGCTTCTGGAGGCCGTTAGGGAGAGCAACGAGATCCTGAAGAAGTGCATCGAGGTGAGGGTCTACTGGCTCCCCCGAGAGGAGGCCTTGAAGATCCCCGGCATAGTGAAGCTCGCGGAGCGGTTACCGCCCGATGTGGCTGAGATAAGGGTAGTCGAGATACCGGGCGTCGACATACAGGCGGATGGAGGGCCTCACGTCAAGAACACGTGCGAAGTTGGCGAGATCGTGGTGCAGAAGCTCGAGAGCAAGGGTGCCAGGCGGAAAAGAATAACCTATACGCTCTCCCCGTAGCCGCAGCTTAAGCGATATAAGGGCTACAGCCTATTGCAGCCGTGCCTCACCGCGCCAGGATTATCCAGCTGTTTGACTCAGTCGCGAAAGCTTACGACGCGTGGTACGCTCAGCCCGCGGGTAGAGTAGTCCTCGAGACGGAAGCCCGCATGCTGGGCTCCGTGCTCCCGGCCGGGGTGGGGGCGGAAGTCGGCGCAGGGACTTGCGTTTTCGCGCAGGTGCTCTCCAGAGACCGCGAAATCGTGTGCTGCGACCCCTCTCTGGAGATGCTCGAGCTGGGCAGGGAGAGGTGCCCTCACGTGCTCGCGTCGACAGCCGAGGAGCCGCCCCTGCGCCCTCGCTCGCTGGATTTCGCGTACCTGGTGACGGTCATCGAGTTCCTGGAGGAGCCGGGGCTGGCGCTCGCGCAGCTCAGCAGTCTCGTCAGGCGGGGCGGCGTTCTCGCCGTCCTTTTCATCGAGAGGCAAAGCCGCTGGGGGCGGCTCTACGAGGAAGTGGGGAGGAGGGGGGAGGACCCCGTGCTGGCTTCAGCCCGGCTCTACAGTTTCGAGGAAGTTGAGGATCTACTGCGCCGGTCAGGCTTACGGGTGAGGAGGGTGCTGCAAGCTCTCGACTACGAGCCGCTCTCCGTGCCTTCAGAGGAGCCGAAGATTTACGAAGGGTTATCTTGCGCTGACTGCGGGGTCACTCTGATCGCTGCCGAGCCGCAGTGAGCCACCTGGGACCCGCTACCTTGGCGAAGAAGCCGGGCCACTTAGCAGCTGCCCTGGCGAGGTAGCT
It encodes the following:
- the alaXM gene encoding alanyl-tRNA editing protein AlaXM, with product MSKLLYQLDSYLREFEAQITRVESGKVYLTSTAFHPGPSGGLDTDKGWLILPDGSRVEVLQAVEEAGDVAHVVSDSSRLTAGMTVRGVIDWERRYRMMRLHTASHVLAAVLYRKYGALVTGGHIEPDAARDDFDLPGVEDWKAALLEAVRESNEILKKCIEVRVYWLPREEALKIPGIVKLAERLPPDVAEIRVVEIPGVDIQADGGPHVKNTCEVGEIVVQKLESKGARRKRITYTLSP
- a CDS encoding class I SAM-dependent methyltransferase, whose protein sequence is MPHRARIIQLFDSVAKAYDAWYAQPAGRVVLETEARMLGSVLPAGVGAEVGAGTCVFAQVLSRDREIVCCDPSLEMLELGRERCPHVLASTAEEPPLRPRSLDFAYLVTVIEFLEEPGLALAQLSSLVRRGGVLAVLFIERQSRWGRLYEEVGRRGEDPVLASARLYSFEEVEDLLRRSGLRVRRVLQALDYEPLSVPSEEPKIYEGLSCADCGVTLIAAEPQ